TTTTAATAAACACCTTATGTCTGTAGAAATTATTTAGACTGCCTTCCTTGTGAGCATATtattttgtggccattttttttttctgagaacaGGCAAAGGAAAAACGCAAAAGCCTTATCTTTGCACACAGCTATGCAAAATCCTTTTTCATAGACTTTTAACATACAAGGGAAACTTTTGTCTTCAGACCAGTTTAAACTGGCATGAGCTGATGTTGCTGCTCCTAAGGGACTGGTTTTACAGTAGAGCAGTACTGAGGTGGCATGTTATGTCATAGGGGAGGGTGAGGGCTACATGTGAACTCTTATTTTTGCTTTCTGCCACAGTTTATTTCTCTTGACATCGCTGATGTTGGGGAAAAAACAGAGCTACGTTTGGGTCAAAAAGAGAAACAGATGATTAGGCTATAGACAAAAAATACCTGCTGTACGTCAGGatgttaaatgtttatttacttaCTCTGCTGTTCTTAATCTCCACAAACTGGTGATAGATAGTTTAAGAGTCTCCAGTGATGAGGTCAACGCGTGAACGCTTCAAAGCTGCTGTTGGAATGTTGTTGGAACGGTAATTCCtgtacagaaaataaaaaacatgcagcatgaGAGGAACCTTGGAGGCTCTGCAGCCGTTAGGCTTCCCTCAGGGACGACATCCAGCATATGGCACCTGACTGTGATGGAGTGCTGGGTTGCAGCACCGATGATGAGTTTAATCTTTTGCATGATGAATAGTTAAACTAAATGTAATGAAGATGACAGTGCCATCAGTCATTTAGTGCATTTGGCCCATTTCCTGATTTGGTTTATTTATTGTCAGTTTGACCACATCCCTTCATTTACGAGTGATATATCAGTATCGGTTTGTGTGCTGGCTGCTGCACAGAAGCAGCAGATATGTTTGAGGTAATTGCTGTCCTGGTAAAAGAGCCCTCTTCTTCCTAATTTCTATCTTAGTAGGCGCATTGTTAATAATCAGATGATTTAACCGTTAAGTTGAACGATGAAGATTTTGACGcatgtctttgtctgttttccAGATGCTGTACTTTCACTGCTCCCTGCACCCACGAGTCCATAAATGACACTTTCACCGAGATCCAAGGAAGCTTAGGAGGCACCGGGGAGAGAAGCGAAAGGAGTGAGTGAATTAAGGAAACAAGTGGAGGAAGTCTAGTCTCAGTTTCACCTCAGCTCTCGTGTGTCTTTTCTGTGCCAGTCAGTCAGGGATGGTGACAGTAGTAACCCTCTTCTCTGTGCTGAAAAGAACCTCAACGCCTTGCCCCGCAGCCAGTCCGTTAGCCAAACAGACTCTCAGTTGGTCACTTCGTCAACCAGCCTGCTATCATCCAGCAACCTATTACCTCACGCCATGACTGCTTTGTCTGACCTGTGTTTAGGAACTCACTAATTCATGGTAAGTTTGACAGCTGTCACGGTCACTCACATGTGTTTGATAGTCTGTTAcatgtttttctcatttattATAAGGGCAGTTTGTTACCAAAAAAGAACCACTTCCTTTATAAAAAATTCTTATCAGACCTTATAGGATAATAATCAGCATTGCGACATCCATGCTAGTCACAGATGTGTTTTAATACGCTGAAAGCAGACAAAGCTATAAAAGTAACTTTCTCTCAAAGGCAGGAAGATGTAAAGGAAAGTTTGGATACATGTGAGGTAATTTAGTGATCTCTCTCTACTGGTCTTAGCCAACACTATTTTATGACACTATTTCATGTAGCTGATGTAGCGTTGACCGATGCCAAAATGTTCCACTCAATTGCTAGTCTGTTACCCTGTCCAACAATTTcccccacggggattaataaagtcattcttaaTGCTGTGGGTACATTGTAAGGTCCCTGTATGATGCTGCCAATGCAGTTAGAGTAAATCATGTGATCAGTTTTGTCATTACCGTAAAGGTCCATGGTTTTTTAACTGTACCGTCTTTgctgagagaagaaaacaatgcACAAACAGCAATGCAGCAAAACAGTCTGCAGGTCGACAACTAAGCACAAATGTTGAGGATACATTGAACACTGCCATGCTTCCACACCAGACTGTaatttactgtcaatggtcaaaTGAGCCAAAGTCAAATGTCACATTAGTTTATTATGGTCCTAGCTGTGTGATAGCTGGATGAGTCCTGTATCTCTCTCAGCACTGCTAGTAGGTCTTTACCATGCAATGCAAAACAATACAACATGATTTCTGGCTTTTAACtatgtgtaaaaatgtattaCAGGTCATGTTGTTCTTTTTCTCCCCACTTATGGCATTCATATTTGTATTTCCACTCTAAATTTGCATCTTCTGTCAATACGGCCTCCTCTGGGTTTTGGAACAAAGCCGTTCTCTCAACATCGTTTGCATCcagcagcctgttttttttccatcgaTGTTGCCTGGTAGCTTAATAACTTATGGCGTCAGGCGACTAAATTTGCATAACTGGCTGGTTGGCTCAGCTTTACCTGGCATGCATCATCACTGTAGTaaaccacatgtgtgtgtgtgtgcggagggGAACGAGAGAGGCGAGTGACAGCTCCTCTGATGGCACTGAGGCACAGTTACTTTTAATCAGGAGTAAATTTGAACTATGACTTTAGAGGTAAGAGTTATGTTTTGTTCATTTGGTTTTTATTGTATGTTTTCACGCTACACTTGTTGAATTAGGACTTGAATTTAGAAAATTATAAGTGGAAtctgaagaaacaaaaagaatagCTCTAGTGGTTTTCCCTTTTATTAGGTTCATGAGAGGGCCCCTTCAAAGAAAAGTATAAACAGTGTTACCAGAATAGTCCATACTGTATCTTACAGTATCAGAAATAGTTCTTAGAAAGGGGTCTTTTTATTTAGAGCAGCCTAAAGGGTTGAAAAGCACTATGTTTGGCTGTGTTGTTCAAGGGTCTTTTCTCACCCTCTGTTATACAAACAAGGACAACATTGACCGTTAGACCTCCTCTAAAGGCCAGGGGAAACCCCCATGAAGACCAGCACAGGTCCAGGCTGACTTTAATGGAGAATAGGGGTGGACTACATTGTTGTTAGGCAACTGATGATGAAATCATGCTTAGCTGCAGTAACAGAGACATGGCACTGATAATTGTCACCAGttcatcgtcatcatcagtCATTCAGCTTTGAATGAAGAAGAAACCACAGTGACATAGGCCTCGCTGAAAAAAATAACCTATATTTGTACCGCCTTTGCTCATTCACAAATGTAGCACCTTAGTGCTGGCAATGAAAGGGCAATGAAAGCATTGCACATTGTACTTAGTATGTCATATGGCACGTTGTACCATGTCAGCGAGCCCTTTCATACTGCTGACACACAATATCACATTATTTCTTCTGTGAACCTTTTAACATGGATTGGACAGCCACAGCTCTGCCATTATAAGCACACACACCATGAATAAAGAGTCAGACTCAATGCCGTCACTGTTTATTGGCGGGTTTATCCACAAAATTCTGCATGTGCGACCTATTCTCAGAAAGTAAAGGCCTCTGCTGTGCTTTGCATTTGTGTTTAATTAGCAAATGTTTAGCGTGCCAGTGAGCCAAACTAAAGTGGTGAATATTATACTTGCTAAACATCATGTTAACATTGTCACTGCTCACATTGACATGCTAATAAAATGCTAATGTATGTGTCATACTgtaaaaaacagacagatttcAAAGCTtaatcagacagcagcagtaaactcAGACTGACCACAGGGTCATTGTGAAAAAGAGGCACCACATTATTTAGGTTTAGGTGAATATTCATCTCCTGCCTGTTGATGTTGGAAGAGGCCATAATGGGCCAGATGGGAGGTGAATGTACAAAGAGCGAGATGAATGGGTTAATAATAATATGCATGGATTTatgtatgcatgcacacatgagACTCTGTATATGTAATGTATAAatcttgatgtgtgtgtgtgtgcaccctttgaaatgcatgtgtcaaAGCTGAGTGAAAGACTTGGATTAATGCCAGAAACCCTTGTACCGTACAAGGAAGGGAATTCTCTGTCCTGCTGGCTgagtgttttctctctctctccctctctctctctctctctctcgctcgctcgctcgctccctctccctctctctccctatttgattctcacacacacactcacactttacacagttgttttttctttaccttTAATATAAATGTGTTGCTGGTGAGCaaacccccccccttctctttttttgcttttagctgtgtgtctttgttatgATGGTAATCATTTCATCACAGTCTGTTAactttgtttgtgttctgtgtgtgtccaatatGAAGCCCCGGAGTGTGAGTGGAGTGGAGATGAGAAAAAGGCAGGCGGCTCACATCGAGGCCCCACCCCAGGCCCCCGGACAGCCCCGACCCAAcacctgctgcctctgctggtgCGGCTGCTGCAAGTGTCTCTGGTAAGAAAGCTATGTACTGTACTTGGGCTGCACGACATGGACCAAAACTTGATATTTTTGGGCTGAACAGTGTTACACAACATATCACAGTTCCATTTAGATATATAGTAGGCTCCCCAGTGCGGCCTTAGTGGCCTGGTCTGGAGACAGGCACTTTTTATTTCCCTATTTTCTTCTATGAAATTTTTGCCAATAGGGATATTTGTTCACTAGATGGATAAAATATGCCAATAAATAGAAGTAATTCCCATTAATTATTTTGACAATACAGCTGCAGTATTAACTACAGAAAAGTTAGAGCGGAGCAACTGAGGGCAGCGTTCATTTAGGACGTGAGCGAGCAGCTCATTTCTCCACACCAGTACACAAGTGATTCTTCTCCTTCATATCCTTTCATATGCAGGCAGTCCAGAAGTGAAGTACAGCCAGATCATCTATGTTCAGCTCCGCAGCGCTTATTGTTTGAATTTTAACCTGAATGATGGTTGCGTCCAAGTGTGCTGTCCTGTCtctgtgtaaaaataaacacacaccattTGCTGTATACAGAACACACTTTAATGTCATTAACCTGCTGAAAATAATGAAGAAGCCTCTGGAATAAAAACTTAGACAGCACAGAgtaatatttcattttcataGGAAATGGAAGTTTTCCAAAAATAGCAACCGCTCGGTTAAAGTTCTGACACCCGCAGGGTAAGACGTGATTTACCTGCAGCTTATTaaatgtgtcagtgtgacaACTCACCTGTCTGAGGTGCAGATTTGTTATTATATCCTGATTTCTCAATGTCTGtgatcatttaaatgtgtgtaataaGTCCTTACTGACATTGTATGTCTGGTATGCATCACTCTGTCCCTGAAGTGATGTCTGTCAGTAAAGGGTGAAACAGACGGAGAGAAGAAACAGACAAACTCCACCAGTATAATTTacatcatttacatttacataacaTAATATGAATGTGTTGATATAAACAATACGGCTTCCTCGTATATCTAGTGTGcaaatatattaatatagtTTTAAAAACTCAGGCTATGACCGAGCCATAGACAGTACTACATTATTGTACAGCATTAGCATAAACAAGGTTGCCgctaaaaatagaaaaatacagGAAAAGTAAAATCCGAAGCATTAAACAAAGAGATTGGttacttttgtttgtgtcttctttgtgctgtgctgttgaGGAAAAGCTGCTGGATCTCTTTAACAGTGTTAAAAAATACAACCCCAGTTGCCCGAAGCAACAAACAGTTGGTCCTGCGCTTAATCCCGTTACCTAATCTATGATGTAGCACTGATATTAAGTTCCCTAAAAAAATCCATCTAAATAAATACAGACCTTACATTGACAGAGAAGGATTTTTGATACAGTGAATCCACCAAATAAATGTGACTGTATCAGAATTTCACTgtttagattattattattttttataagtACCACGGTCTATGtagctgcattattattatttttcgaATTTGAAATGATGCTGATCATCATTTACTATGAGCTTTTTGGAGTGAGGGTCAGCCGAACAAACAGTGTTTGGTTATTAATTGTTAAATGAGTATCTTAAATGACCGTATTATGACtgctttattgttttgttttatgttttgctgcttttcttAGTCTTCTTTTATTTGTAACTATTGTTTGGGACATGAATATGCAAATGACTTGTTGGTCAATGGAGAAAATGATGAGCAAATGAATCGAtactaaaaaacaaaatgtagccTCAGCTCATTTACTGCTTTCGTTTCAAACGGTGGAAATGAAAGGACCCTTAGGTTCCTAGGACTGTATGCTGCCCCTGAGCAAGGCACCGGCACCAGGAGCTGGTATGTAGCTCGTACAGCTGCCTCGCTGTGGCTCCGCTCTCACTGGGAGAGAGGAGTGAATGGAACATTGTTTTCAGCCAGTGAATGGTGAATGTGCTGCTTCTTTCACACCACTTCATCTGAAGTGGTGGCAGCTTGTGGACTGTGacttggctgtgtgtgtttctcagtcAGATGCTGGTGAAAATTGTTTTCAGCACCGCTatgatgtttgtttattttggtGGCAAGACGAGGAGGGATAATTTGCGCTGTTTATGTGACACAGCTTTGTATGAGTTACATGTGAATCACTGAAGGCCCTCTGTGTTTCCTTTTACTATCGTGCTGAGTCAGGTGATAGAGATGTGTGTGAATCAGAGGAGATCTCGTCCATGATTGACAGCCAGtgaatgtgaaaacacaaaacgGGTCACGTCCCAGTTTATATTTTGGCTCTTCTCTGTTCTTCACCACCTACCCCATACCCTCTAACCTGCTTCAACAACCCTTACACAAGGCCCTTATCTGGTCGGGGTGCCTTCTATTTCCATCCACACATCACATGCAAAACAGCTGTGAAGAACAGCCTGTATATTTAGCTGTATTGTGAGGGTGCCGGGGGGCTGTGGCTAGCTTAGCCCATTACAGCCACACAATGGGGACTTTGACAAGAGACagcaagaggaaggaaagatcCTCCATGGTGAGACAAAAATAGacggctcagtgtgtgttgcattGTGGACTCAGCAAGTGTGACTGAGCTACGATAGACAGAGAGGCTACCGTGTGTGTTTCGAGTGTTTACACAAAGACTTAAACTGAAGCTTTATTGTTTCATCCCAGCGCGATTAACAGCGGAAAGAATGAACATAGCAGAGCGGAACTAACAACTGgtttcattattgatttattggtGCCCTTATTTCTTAATCAGTTGATTGATGGTTAAAAATCCCGCACTATTTTCTAGAGTTCAATGGGACATCTGTCTATTTTGCCTGGCCTAAAGTCAGAAAAGCCAAAAgaccattttaacatttttttcagaGAGCAACTATTAAACCAAAGGCTTGACCTAACCCGCCAACAAAAAGCTGCATATAGCAGGGAGCGTATTCACATATTACTGGATGCTAGTTTCTACGGCGCACATGAGCAGAACACAATCAGGAGAACTTTGGAAAACTCAGCAAGACTAAACCTTTTGTGTAAATTCAGTAAATCTATCCAAAGATATTTCTTGTTTAAACAAAAGTATCAAAATAGAATGTCTATAGGTGttaagtaataataataataatatcggtaagtaataataaaacagaaacaaggaTTCTTTCTGACactgtttctctccctctctgagcCATGATCAGTGGCAGGATTGTGGGGCCACTTTTTATTTGCTGATACTGAGTCCTGTTCCTATATTTAAACCACATATCTCCCTTATCTGCACTTTTCTACACTGTGCAGGCGCAGAGTGCAAATTTAGTTAGGCCTACGTTAAAGACTAATCTGCTGCTGAACAGTACTGCATAATGTGGCCAGCTTTCATTTAATGGTTTCCAAAAATGTGTTTCCCTGTACTTAGTTTGAATAATATGTGTGGTAGTTGAGAGCTGTTACAGGTGGAAGGTTTGGATAATGTAAAATAAAGTTTCCAACGGACAGTTTATATGTTAATGATTGAAGCTCATGGCTGCCATTTGTTGCTCAGCCTGGTGGTGCGCCTTGGTCATGATGCCATGCATTATGAGGCATTTTGAGTGGTATGACAGCTGGTGGAACAATAGACATGGGACTGGAAATGAATCAGGTCTTATAGAGCTGAACAATCAATTAAACTTGACCGTGATACTGAAATCTTTCATTTTAACTAAAGCTGAGGTGGGCAGGCAGCTTGCATTTCCACCTGTCATTCAACCCGGCCATGCCAGTATATACATAACAAAGCCTCAATATTACTTAAACAAATTAGTTCTATAAATATGTTTCTGTTGTAAAGTTGGACAATGATACACAAACCATACATAAACTGTCAGAAACGTGTccgggcttttattttgacatggCTGACAATTTCCTGCTTCTCATCCAGGAATGAGGACAGGATGGAGAGGAGTGAACGACAGACCTGCACCAAGATGGACAGTATTGAAGCTGCAGAAGAACAGTAAGTCCAGCCATTACCATCTCTAGTGTGTCCTATTCATGTCGGTATATGATTGTTGTTCTCATCAACACGTTCACCTGTAGACACCCCAGTCTGGACGAGGTGCTGTCATGGGCACGGAGCTTTGAGATGATGCTGCGCTCGTTAGAAGGTCGGGAGGTCTTCCGGGAGTTCCTGCGCTCTGAGTACAGCGAGGACAACCTGCTTTTCTGGTTGGCCTGCGAAGAGCTGAAAAAGGAGACAAATCCATCGGTGGTGGACGAGAAGGCCAGGATCATATACGAAGATTACGTGTCCATATTATCGCCCAAAGAGGTGAGTTACATTTTAGCCTGGTTGGAGCCAAATACAGCTTAACCAAGTGAGGAACGCTGGCCAAAAATCAAGAAGTTCCACTGAATAACATGCAAGTAGAAGGGCTAATCAAATGCAGCTCATCTCCCAGTGGTCACTGTGTATTGTCCTAATAAAACTATAAAATAGTCCGCTAGCTTATCAATTAAATTTGTTCTCCTCACTTTAGGTGAGTCTGGATTCGCGAGTTAGAGAAGGAATAAATCAGAGCCTGGCGGAGCCCAGCAACCTGATGTATGAAGAGGCCCAGCTTCAAATCTACACCCTGATGCACCGCGACTCCTTTCCCCGTTTCCTCAACTCCTCCGTTTACAGAGACCTCCTGGCCAGCAGGAGGCGCACCTGCCTCGACACCTAGACCCCTTCCCCCTGCACTCTTCATCGTCGCCCATCGTACGCCAACGAGACTACTACTTAAACTTCTAATACTACTATGGTGCCAGAAGTCGGGTTTGGAaaatctctccctctttttcgaTTGAAAAGACTGAATGACATCCGAGATAGCTGGttggtttttttatttatattttttaagcAATTTGTATCCAGTTGCTGGTTAGTACTTGGTCAATTTGAGACCATTAATGCTGGCCAGTGATTGTTTTGCTAGCaatttgtgctgtttgtttcGGTTGACTGGCCAACTCACGTATTAGCTATTGGTGTAAACGGCCGACCTGACGGCCTGCTAGTGGTGGACGTGGACTCATCAGGCAGTGGGGACagaacaagagagagacagagagagagagagcgagagagagagggaaagggggGGAGGACAAGCCCACTGTTCCTGTACTGTAATATTAAGACCTCATCCTTtaatcatcactgtcttttgttttcttgctgTCCCATTCCTCAGATGTTTAATTTCGTTTTGATTCCTTCACTGCCCGAACATGACACCTACTTGTTGCTGGTGGGTGTTTTTAACCAGTAGACGCACTGGCTCCGcatgcagctctctctctctacagtaGCTTGAAGATATAAGCCGTGGACTGCAACCGTTCTTGAATTTTGAGAGGTATTAAAGCAGGAgagctgtctttctgtctggcTGTCTATGTTCAGTGAAGGGAAAAAGGTACACTTCTGCCAATTTTCAGCttactgcagtgtttttattgaGGATATCCTGAAGGCACAGGCAGCAGCGACACCTTAGCCATCCGTCCATCCTttcatccatccgtccatccgtGCAAGCACTTTCCTTCTTTAGGATTCTTTAACTGGGAGAAGTAAGGGCTAGAATTGTGGTTGGGCAGCTACATCTGTTATTACTCATgaacttttaaaacaaaaaaatctctcCACTGAGAAAATCACAATGCCTTTACATGTAAGAAAAGAGGCAGCACAAGTGCTgctggagggtttttttttcttggaaagCAACCACAGTTTGTCCAACAATCCCTACCTcccatctttttttccctcctccctccaacTCAGACCATCACAGCCTGACAAGCACaggtgtggggaaaaaaactcaccagctggagaaaataaaaaaagaaacccaCATTGTcagtcatcaacatttaaaaagttcttcagcagaaaaaagagggttTTAGTGTTTTACTATGGATTCAGGAGTATGGAAGGCTGGTTCTGCTTGGAGAACAGTAGCAGTAAATGCAGGGTTACTGAGCCCTGGCCTTTGTCTGTAAGGCTTTAGCTTTAGATGCTGTAGATATACGACAGTCCTCGGGCGTCCAATATCAGCAGATATTGTGCGAAGCGGGTGCCAAACATGATGTCAAAGATGCTGTGAAGAGACATTTGATATTTCCTGGGTATTCCGGTGTGTTGTAGTCCTGCAGTTATAAGCTACTGCCtgactatgtttttttttttaccagagcTAGTGAAGCAGGCTGGTGTAATGATGGCGAACATATTACTGCGCCAGGCTAGCAGAGAAGTTTGTTAAGCTACACACTAGCCTTTTTTCCAACAACTTGGTTTCAGCATGCTGTAGGCAAGCAGTTAGCATGCTTAACCTTGGTAATCCTCCATCCCACTGCCAGCCCCTGCACACTCTGGTTTGTTTTTCTAATCTGACTTTGA
This Parambassis ranga chromosome 15, fParRan2.1, whole genome shotgun sequence DNA region includes the following protein-coding sequences:
- the rgs17 gene encoding regulator of G-protein signaling 17 isoform X1, with the translated sequence MTLEPRSVSGVEMRKRQAAHIEAPPQAPGQPRPNTCCLCWCGCCKCLWNEDRMERSERQTCTKMDSIEAAEEQHPSLDEVLSWARSFEMMLRSLEGREVFREFLRSEYSEDNLLFWLACEELKKETNPSVVDEKARIIYEDYVSILSPKEVSLDSRVREGINQSLAEPSNLMYEEAQLQIYTLMHRDSFPRFLNSSVYRDLLASRRRTCLDT
- the rgs17 gene encoding regulator of G-protein signaling 17 isoform X2 translates to MPRSVSGVEMRKRQAAHIEAPPQAPGQPRPNTCCLCWCGCCKCLWNEDRMERSERQTCTKMDSIEAAEEQHPSLDEVLSWARSFEMMLRSLEGREVFREFLRSEYSEDNLLFWLACEELKKETNPSVVDEKARIIYEDYVSILSPKEVSLDSRVREGINQSLAEPSNLMYEEAQLQIYTLMHRDSFPRFLNSSVYRDLLASRRRTCLDT